In Brassica napus cultivar Da-Ae unplaced genomic scaffold, Da-Ae ScsIHWf_1643;HRSCAF=2264, whole genome shotgun sequence, a single genomic region encodes these proteins:
- the LOC125598168 gene encoding uncharacterized protein LOC125598168, with amino-acid sequence MEAENGVTQEPSQPREADMEPENGFTQEPSQSREADMEPENGVTQEPSQPREADIETENGISGAEASPSDGKQKKKRGPTKMRKVAKDHQEKVSVSFTELGEHVGPGSVTLSSFLGPLVREHVTVLLDDWRNLDKQTKDTLWEEIQARFDLKEEWQKDSVFKQMGCLWRSGKSRLVSQLRNAKSSTERAALKPSNIRSVQVWSAWVKSRTSSVFKAKSEKYRALRRAQIPHTTSRRGMNRLACEMKKKSEDPKKISRSKVWIAGHTHSDGRPVRPEFAETIEKIISLDSQMDSTSSVNIKEDAVSQVLGVDKPGRVRGLGRGITATKLAFLSARDSKLADLESEIKDLKILVRDLAGNKKNNDDCVSPSEASYVYKEGTRVQLLDWCESKDVVVAEGEFCSAEGTYKIGRIPIGPNAAAVVVKSVSNPKASVWRPTTDVRNLQEAAGCKIPWPIDKLILDSASNNHPVSSDVLRSKNTTVDDLERCKIYDWVKGVEVIAEGFMGSTDPYEMVNNVPLGPNAVVMRVAKINGKLFYGGQQVT; translated from the exons ATGGAAGCTGAAAATGGAGTTACTCAAGAACCTTCTCAGCCGAGAGAAGCTGACATGGAACCTGAGAATGGATTTACTCAAGAACCTTCTCAGTCGAGAGAAGCTGACATGGAACCTGAGAATGGAGTTACTCAAGAACCTTCTCAGCCGAGAGAAGCTGACATTGAAACTGAGAATGGCATTTCAGGAGCAGAAGCATCGCCATCTGAtggaaaacaaaagaagaaaagaggacCCACAAAGATGCGTAAAGTGGCCAAGGATCATCAAGAGAAGGTTTCTGTGTCATTCACTGAGCTTGGCGAACATGTAGGTCCTGGATCAGTGACACTTTCATCGTTCCTTGGACCCCTTGTACGCGAACATGTGACTGTACTTCTtgatgattggaggaatcttgATAAGCAGACAAAGGACACATTATGGGAGGAAATTCAG GCGAGGTTTGATTTGAAAGAAGAGTGGCAAAAAGATTCAGTCTTCAAACAGATGGGCTGTTTGTGGAGATCTGGAAAGTCAAGGCTTGTATCACAACTGCGAAATGCAAAAAGCTCCACAGAGAGAGCAGCACTGAAACCAAGCAACATTCGATCTGTTCAGGTTTGGAGCGCTTGGGTTAAGAGTAGGACTTCGTCTGTGTTCAAG GCAAAGAGTGAAAAGTACAGAGCACTAAGGAGAGCTCAGATTCCTCACACCACTAGTCGTAGAGGAATGAATCGTCTAGCTTGTGAAATG aaaaaaaagagtgaagaccCTAAGAAGATTAGCCGGAGCAAGGTCTGGATAGCAGGACACACTCACTCTGATGGTAGACCTGTTAGACCTGAGTTTGCTGAAACCATT gaaaaaataatttcactTGATAGTCAAATGGACTCCACATCCAGTGTTAATATAAAAGAAGATGCTGTTAGTCAAGTGTTGGGAGTAGACAAACCTGGACGAGTCAGAGGGTTGGGAAGAGGGATTACTGCTACGAAACTAGCATTCTTGTCAGCTAGAGACTCCAAACTTGCCGACTTGGAaagcgagattaaagacttgaAGATTCTGGTCCGTGACTTAGCTGGAAATAAG aAAAACAATGATGATTGTGTTTCTCCATCTGAGGCTAGTTATGTATACAAAGAAGGAACTAGAGTTCAACTACTTGATTGGTGTGAGTCAAAAGATGTTGTTGTCGCTGAAGGAGAATTCTGCTCTGCTGAAGGTACATACAAGATTGGTCGTATTCCGATTGGTCCTAACGCCGCGGCGGTTGTTGTAAAGTCGGTATCAAACCCGAAGGCATCTGTTTGGAGGCCAACTACGGATGTGCGTAATCTTCAGGAAGCAGCGGGATGCAAAATTCCATGGCCAATTGATAAACTGATACTAGATAGTGCATCGAACAACCATCCAGTTTCCTCGGATGTGTTAAGATCAAAG AATACTACCGTAGATGATCTTGAAAGGTGCAAGATCTACGATTGGGTTAAGGGCGTCGAGGTAATCGCTGAAGGTTTTATGGGTTCGACTGACCCATATGAGATGGTGAACAATGTTCCTTTGGGTCCGAATGCTGTAGTTATGAGAGTTGCTAAGATTAATGGAAAGCTTTTCTATGGAGGCCAACAAGTGACATGA